One region of Bubalus kerabau isolate K-KA32 ecotype Philippines breed swamp buffalo chromosome 6, PCC_UOA_SB_1v2, whole genome shotgun sequence genomic DNA includes:
- the SLC27A3 gene encoding long-chain fatty acid transport protein 3, translating to MASLLLLPLLLLLPLLLLPLRLWSRLRWLAADLAFTMRALRCKRALRARALAAAAADPEGPEGGCSLAWRLAQLARQRPAHTFLIHGAQRFSYAEAERHSNRAARAFLRARGWDGGLGRGGTGGAGEGERAAHCARDQAAGSGAARAVREGDGAAPLAPGATVALLLPACPEFLWLWFGLAKAGLRTAFVPTALRRGPLQHCLRSCGARALVLAPEFLESLEPDLPALRAMGLHLWAVGSDTRPAGISDFLAEASAEVDGPVPGYLSAPQNMTDTCLYIFTSGTTGLPKAARISHLKVLQCQAFYQLCGAHQEDVIYLALPLYHMSGSLLGIVGCLGIGATVVLKSKFSAGQFWEDCQQHRVTVFQYIGELCRYLVNQPPNKAERGHKVRLVVGSGLRPDTWERFVRRFGPLQVLETYGLTEGNVATFNYTGQQGAVGRASWLYKHVFPFSLIRYDVTTGEPVRDTQGHCVATSPGEPGLLVAPVSQQSPFLGYAGGPELARGKLLKHVFRPGDVFFNTGDLLVCDNQGFLRFHDRTGDTFRWKGENVATTEVAEALEALDFLQEVNVYGVTVPGHEGRAGMAALALRPPHSLDLVQLYAHVSENLPPYARPRFLRLQESLATTETFKQQKVRMAKEGFDPSALSDPLYILDQAGGAYLPLTPARYSALLAGDLRI from the exons ATGGCCTCTCTCCTGCTgctacccctgctgctgctgctgccgctgctgctgctgccactgcgcCTCTGGTCTAGATTGCGCTGGCTCGCGGCAGACTTGGCCTTCACGATGCGCGCCCTACGCTGCAAACGGGCCCTTCGAGCGCGCGCTCTGGCCGCGGCTGCCGCCGACCCAGAAGGTCCTGAGGGGGGCTGCAGCCTGGCCTGGCGCCTCGCGCAGCTGGCCCGGCAGCGCCCGGCGCACACCTTTCTCATTCACGGCGCGCAGCGCTTTAGCTACGCGGAGGCCGAGCGCCACAGCAACCGGGCTGCGCGCGCCTTTTTGCGCGCGCGAGGCTGGGACGGGGGACTCGGCCGCGGCGGCACGGGGGGCGCCGGGGAAGGCGAGCGGGCGGCGCACTGCGCGAGAGACCAGGCGGCCGGAAGCGGCGCGGCGCGGGCCGTGCGGGAAGGGGATGGCGCGGCCCCTCTGGCACCTGGGGCCACCGTGGCGCTGCTGCTCCCCGCCTGCCCAGAGTTCCTGTGGCTCTGGTTCGGGCTGGCCAAGGCCGGCCTGCGCACGGCCTTTGTGCCCACCGCTCTGCGCCGGGGTCCCCTACAGCACTGCCTCCGCAGCTGCGGCGCCCGCGCGCTAGTGCTGGCGCCAG AATTCTTGGAGTCCCTGGAGCCTGATCTGCCGGCCCTGAGAGCCATGGGGCTTCACCTGTGGGCTGTGGGCTCTGACACCCGTCCTGCTGGAATCAGCGATTTTCTGGCTGAGGCCTCCGCTGAAGTGGATGGGCCAGTGCCCGGGTACCTGTCTGCCCCCCAGAACATGACGGACACGTGCCTGTATATCTTCACCTCCGGCACCACGG GCCTCCCCAAGGCTGCTCGGATCAGTCACCTGAAGGTCCTGCAATGCCAGGCATTCTACCAGCTGTGCGGTGCCCACCAGGAGGATGTGATCTACCTCGCCCTCCCACTCTACCACATGTCTGGCTCCCTGTTGGGCATCGTGGGATGCTTGGGCATTG GGGCCACAGTGGTGCTGAAGTCCAAGTTCTCAGCTGGCCAGTTCTGGGAGGACTGCCAGCAGCACAGGGTGACGGTGTTCCAGTACATCGGGGAATTATGCCGATACCTCGTCAACCAGCCCCCG AACAAGGCAGAACGTGGACATAAGGTCCGGCTGGTGGTGGGAAGTGGGCTGCGGCCGGACACCTGGGAGCGCTTCGTGCGGCGCTTCGGGCCCCTGCAGGTGCTGGAAACGTACGGGTTGACCGAGGGCAACGTGGCCACTTTCAACTACACCGGACAGCAGGGCGCTGTGGGGCGCGCCTCCTGGCTTTACAAG catgtcttccccttctctttgatTCGCTATGATGTCACCACAGGGGAGCCAGTTCGGGACACCCAGGGGCACTGTGTGGCCACGTCTCCAG GTGAGCCAGGCCTGCTGGTGGCCCCTGTGAGCCAGCAGTCGCCATTCCTGGGCTACGCTGGGGGCCCAGAGCTGGCCCGGGGAAAGCTGCTGAAGCACGTCTTCCGGCCTGGGGATGTTTTCTTCAACACCGGGGACCTGTTAGTCTGCGACAACCAGGGTTTTCTTCGCTTCCATGATCGTACCGGAGATACGTTCAG GTGGAAGGGGGAGAATGTGGCCACCACCGAGGTGGCCGAGGCCTTGGAGGCCCTGGACTTTCTTCAGGAGGTGAACGTCTACGGAGTCACTGTGCCAG GGCATGAAGGCCGGGCGGGGATGGCAGCCCTGGCTCTCCGTCCCCCCCACTCTTTGGACCTTGTGCAGCTCTATGCCCATGTTTCTGAGAACTTGCCACCTTATGCCCGGCCTCGATTCCTAAGGCTCCAG GAGTCCCTGGCCACCACAGAGACCTTCAAGCAGCAGAAGGTTCGAATGGCAAAAGAGGGCTTTGACCCAAGTGCGCTGTCCGACCCGCTCTACATTCTGGACCAGGCAGGGGGTGCCTACCTGCCGCTCACGCCTGCCCGGTACAGCGCCCTCCTGGCCGGGGACCTTCGCATCTGA